In the Larimichthys crocea isolate SSNF chromosome XXI, L_crocea_2.0, whole genome shotgun sequence genome, one interval contains:
- the chd2 gene encoding chromodomain-helicase-DNA-binding protein 2 isoform X2, with product MMKSKSKKQEDEGSTQSNASSNSASEESNRSASESGSQSESEHGSERRRSHNSESNSSSESESHSESESESAESKSQQTTAEVKDKPVRKKERLADVKKMWDEHPDVYGVRRSNRSRQEPARLNIGAGGSSDSESESPKRKTSRAKKKENTWKDDDSNDDEEEEEEEEEASDITDSEQEEKKVRSRRLPARRPQTKSSAVKKQLSQKGRKSRKQDSSAEDDDEEDDDDDDDDDEDDTPKRQTRRRGATKVKSYKEDQHDFETDSDDLIEMTGEAGEEQQDDDSETIERVLDTRTGKKGATGASTTVYSLEENGDPGEGFDLENDEGETQYLIKWKGWSYIHNTWESIDSLTQQKVKGLKKLDNFKKKHEELTSWLRKASPEDIEFHNCQQELTADLSKQFQFVERVIATKTGKTPGSSDFPSHSHKTPSSNEPEYLCKWMGLPYSECSWEDGALVKKKFQPCIDSFMNRNSCKTVPSKDCKVLKQRPRFVALKKQPPYIGDDNLQLRDYQLDGLNWLAHSWCRCNSVILADEMGLGKTIQTISFLSYLFHQHQLYGPFLLVVPLSTLTSWQREFDTWAPDMNVVIYLGDVMSRKTIRDYEWVNHQTKRIRFNALLTTYEILLKDKGVLGNINWAFLGVDEAHRLKNDDSLLYKTLMEFRSNHRLLITGTPLQNSLKELWSLLHFLMPDKFDSWEDFEDEHGKGRDNGYQSLHKVLEPFLLRRVKKDVEKSLPAKVEQILRVDMTAQQKQFYKWILTRNYKALSKGTRGSSSGFLNIVMELKKCCNHSFLIKQPEEGENETQQEHMQVLVRGSGKLVLLDKLLTRLRERGNRVLIFSQMVRMLDILAEYLAKHRYPFQRLDGSIKGEIRKQALDHFNAEGSEDFCFLLSTRAGGLGINLASADTVVIFDSDWNPQNDLQAQARAHRIGQKKQVNIYRLVTKGTVEEDIIERAKKKMVLDHLVIQRMDTTGRTVLDSNAGNTNSNPFNKEELTAILKFGAEELFKEAEGEESEPQEMDIDEILRLAETRESDQGSSATDELLSQFKVANFSSMEESTAEFEGRPIREWDDIIPEEQRRKIEEEEKQREMEDIFMLPRSRSSNKRAQANDSDSDVGSKLKPHSSGSESETDDSDDEKKPKKRGRPRARKNNVEGFTDAEIRRFIKAYKKFGAPLERLEAIARDSELVDKSIADLKRLGELIHTSCVTAVQEHEEHLKENPVEAKGPGKRRGINIKISGVQVNAKSIIQHEEEFEPLHKVVPSNPAERNKFKLTCRVKVAHFDIDWDPEDDIQLLLGIYEHGFGNWDLIKTDPDLKLADKILPDDPSKKPQGKQLQARAEYLLKLLKKEQDSADLSKTGEEVKVKKRKPRAKKENKILKDEQGNDISSPRLSDNPSEEGEVKDDGTEKSPAKKRQKKKDNKENKEKQGTPKKEKDGDKEKKGAKPRKEKAKAPKGKKTQGPVHITAGSDPVPIEGKEDDELDQETFSICKERMRPVKKALKQLDKPDEGLSDQEQLQHTRTCLLKIGDRITECLKAYSDPEHVKIWRRNLWIFVSKFTEFGARKLHKLYKMAQKKRSHEEEKEQKKKEDPAGRVKTFRPEPSGSSRDSTGTQPTSKAGSHSAQPGSHGHHREPYNANKRHFGNDDRGDWQRDRKYNYPGNSNQSWQGDRHHPYDPHRYKDHYGDRRSHGDSYRSSSSYRNNSSPRKRPYDQYSNDRDHRGHRPYYDRHPDPKRRRGDEFRPNYHQGREGPLQDFRRMPEHRPAPGPPGSEHYGRPFHSDKPLPLLDPRSPQAQKSPQDSRSPPERPVEPNPAADPSWNNRKT from the exons ATGTGGGACGAACATCCAGATGTGTACGGGGTCAGGAGATCAAATCGCAGTAGACAGGAGCCGGCTCGTTTAAACATTGGAGCTGGG GGCAGCAGTGACTCTGAGAGTGAAAGTCCCAAGAGGAAAACGTCACGAGCTAAGAAAAAGGA AAATACCTGGAAAGATGATGACtcaaatgatgatgaagaggaggaggaggaggaggaggaggcttcCGACATTACAGACAGTgagcaggaagagaaaaaagttaGATCCAGACGACTTCCTGCTAGAAG ACCTCAAACCAAATCTTCAGCAGTCAAAAAGCAGCTCTCTCAGAAAGGACGGAAGTCCAGGAAACAGGACTCGTCCGCTGAAGACGATGACGAAgaagacgacgacgatgatgacgatgacgacgaggACGACACTCCAAAGAGACAGACTCGAAGAAGGGGTGCGACCAAAGTCAAAAG TTACAAAGAGGACCAGCATGACTTTGAAACAGACTCTGATGACCTGATTGAAATGACCGGAGAAGCAGGCGAGGAGCAGCAGGACGATGACAGCGAGACCATCGAGAGGGTTCTGGACACACGGACAGGCAAAAAAGGAG CCACCGGGGCGTCCACTACTGTGTATTCTCTGGAGGAAAATGGGGACCCGGGTGAAGGCTTTGACCTTGAGAACGATGAAGGGGAAACTCAGTATCTCATCAAGTGGAAGGGCTGGTCCTACATCCACAACACGTGGGAGAGCATAGACTCTCTGACGCAGCAGAAGGTCAAAGGCCTGAAGAAACTGGACAACTTCAAAAAGAAACACGAAGAGCTGACTTCATG GTTGAGGAAAGCGTCGCCTGAGGATATCGAGTTTCATAACTGCCAACAGGAGCTCACTGCTGACTTAAGCAAGCAGTTTCAGTTCGTGGAGCGTGTGATCG caacaaaaacaggaaagactCCAGGATCCTCCGACTTCCCCT ctcaTAGTCACAAGACACCGTCCTCCAATGAGCCAGAATATCTATGCAAGTGGATGGGCTTGCCGTATTCAGAGTGCAGCTGGGAAGATGGAGCTTTGGTTAAGAAGAAGTTTCAGCCCTGCATCGACAGCTTCATGAACCGAAACTCCTGTAAAACCGTCCCCTCTAAAGACTGCAAG GTGTTGAAGCAAAGGCCGAGGTTTGTTGCGCTGAAGAAACAACCGCCATACATCGGAGACGATAACCTTCAGCTGAGAGATTATCAGCTGGATGGCTTGAACTGGTTGGCTCACTCATGGTGCAG GTGCAACAGTGTTATCCTCGCTGATGAGATGGGACTCGGAAAGACCATCCAGACCATCTCCTTCCTGTCCTACTTATTTCACCAGCATCAGCTGTACGGACCCTTCTTACTGGTGGTGCCCCTCTCCACGCTCACCTCCTGGCAGAGGGAGTTTGATACCTGGGCCCCGGACATGAACGTGGTGATCTACCTCGGTGACGTCATGAGCAGGAAGACA ATCCGTGACTACGAGTGGGTGAACCATCAAACGAAAAGAATCCGTTTCAATGCACTATTAACCACTTATGAAATTCTACTCAAAGACAAG GGCGTGCTTGGAAACATCAACTGGGCGTTCTTGGGTGTGGATGAAGCTCACAGGCTGAAGAATGATGACTCTCTGCTGTATAAAACATTAATGGAGTTCAGGTCTAACCACAGACTCCTCATTACTGGCACACCTCTGCAGAACTCCCTCAAAGAGCTCTGGTCACTGCTGCACTTCCTCATGCCTGACAA GTTTGACTCCTGGGAGGATTTTGAGGACGAGCACGGTAAAGGAAGGGATAACGGTTATCAGAGTCTTCACAAAGTCCTCGAGCCGTTCCTTCTGCGACGTGTCAAGAAAGACGTGGAAAAGTCTCTTCCTGCCAAGGTGGAGCAGATCCTCCGCGTAGACATGACAGCACAGCAGAAACAGTTCTACAA GTGGATTTTAACAAGGAATTACAAAGCTCTTTCCAAAGGCACCCGAGGCAGCTCCTCCGGCTTCCTCAACATCGTTATGGAGCTCAAAAAGTGCTGCAACCACAGTTTCCTTATTAAACAGCCTGAGGAGGGAGAAAACGAAACACAACAGGAACACATGCAG GTTCTCGTAAGGGGCAGCGGGAAGTTAGTGCTGCTCGACAAGCTGCTGACCAGACTCCGAGAAAGAGGCAACCGAGTCCTGATCTTCTCCCAGATGGTCAGGATGTTGGACATCCTCGCTGAATACCTCGCCAAGCATCGCTACCCATTCCAG cGACTGGACGGCTCCATAAAGGGAGAAATCCGAAAGCAAGCACTTGACCACTTCAATGCCGAAGGCTCAGAG GACTTCTGCTTCCTGTTGTCCACCAGAGCCGGAGGTCTAGGGATCAACTTAGCCTCGGCAGACACTGTAGTCATCTTCGACTCCGACTGGAACCCTCAAAACGACCTGCAGGCACAAGCCAGGGCTCACAGGATCGGACAGAAGAAACAG GTGAATATTTACCGACTGGTCACCAAAGGGACAGTGGAGGAGGACATCATCGAGAGGGCAAAGAAGAAGATGGTTTTGGACCATCTGGTCATTCAGAGAATGGACACCACCGGTCGGACTGTGTTGGACAGCAACGCAGGAAACACAAA CTCAAACCCGTTTAATAAAGAAGAACTGACCGCCATCCTTAAGTTTGGTGCAGAGGAGCTCTTCAAGgaggcagaaggagaggagTCTGAACCACAG gAGATGGATATCGATGAGATCCTAAGGTTGGCTGAAACGAGAGAAAGCGATCAGGGCTCGAGTGCTACAGATGAACTTCTATCACAGTTTAAG GTGGCCAATTTCTCCAGCATGGAAGAGAGCACTGCAGAGTTCGAGGGAAGGCCAATACGAGAATGGGATGATATCATCCCCGAAGAGCAGCGGCGTAAaattgaggaggaggagaagcagcggGAGATGGAAGACATCTTCATGCTGCCCAGAAGCAGGAGCTCTAACAAGAGG GCTCAGGCCAATGATAGCGACAGCGATGTGGGCTCCAAGCTGAAGCCCCACTCCTCGGGCTCCGAGAGCGAGACCGACGACAGTGATGACGAAAAGAAGCCAAAGAAGAGAGGCCGGCCCAGAGCGCGCAAGAACAACGTGGAGGGCTTCACTGATGCAGAGATACGAAG GTTCATCAAGGCGTACAAGAAATTTGGAGCTCCACTTGAAAG GTTGGAGGCCATCGCTCGAGACTCTGAGCTGGTTGACAAATCCATCGCAGACCTGAAGAGGCTCGGTGAACTGATTCATACGAGCTGTGTGACTGCAGTGCAGGAGCACGAGGAACACCTCAAAGAGAACCCCGTTGAAG CCAAAGGTCCTGGCAAACGTCGAGGAATTAACATCAAGATCTCAGGAGTGCAGGTCAACGCCAAGTCCATCATCCAGCATGAGGAAGAGTTCGAGCCTCTGCACAAAGTTGTGCCCTCCAACCCTGCTGAGAGAAATAA GTTCAAGCTGACTTGCAGGGTCAAGGTAGCCCACTTTGATATAGACTGGGATCCGGAGGACGACATTCAGCTCTTGCTTGGTATCTACGAGCACGGCTTTGGCAACTGGGATCTGATCAAGACGGATCCTGACCTTAAACTCGCAGATAAG ATTCTCCCAGATGATCCAAGCAAGAAGCCTCAGGGCAAGCAGTTGCAGGCGAGAGCCGAGTATCTCCTCAAGCTGCTGAAAAAGGAACAAGACAGCGCAGACTTGTCTAAAACAGGGGAGGAG GTcaaagtgaagaagaggaagccTCGGGCGAAAAAGGAGAATAAGATTCTTAAAGACGAGCAGGGCAACGACATCTCCTCCCCACGCCTGTCGGACAACCCGTCAGAGGAGGGCGAGGTCAAG gacgATGGAACAGAGAAGTCTCCCgccaagaaaagacaaaagaaaaaggataacaaagagaacaaagaaaaacagggaaCTCCCAAAAAGGAGAAGgatggagacaaagaaaaaaagggtgCCAAGCCCAGAAAAGAAAAG GCTAAAGCACCCAAAGGAAAGAAGACCCAAGGTCCAGTCCACATCACAGCTGGGTCCGATCCTGTCCCCATTGAAGGAAAGGAGGATGATGAACTGGACCAGGAGACTTTCAGTATT tgtAAGGAGCGCATGAGGCCGGTGAAAAAGGCCTTGAAGCAGCTGGATAAACCAGATGAGGGTCTGTCGGACCAGGAGCAGCTCCAGCACACTCGCACATGCCTACTGAAGATTGGTGACCGAATCACAGAGTGCCTTAAAGCCTACAGTGACCCCGAACACGTCAAAATATGGCGAAG AAACCTCTGGATATTTGTGTCTAAGTTTACAGAGTTTGGAGCAAGAAAACTTCACAAGCTTTACAAAATGGCACAGAAGAAGCGATCACACGAGGAAGAG aaggagcagaagaagaaggaggatcCTGCGGGGAGGGTCAAAACCTTCAGACCGGAACCGTCTGGTTCCAGTCGAGACTCCACGGGGACTCAGCCGACCTCCAAAGCTGGATCTCACTCAGCTCAGCCAGGCTCCCACGGACACCACAGAGAACCGTACAACGCTAATAAGCGGCACTTTGGCAACGATG ATAGGGGCGACTGGCAAAGGGACCGTAAATACAACTACCCAGGTAACAGCAACCAGTCATGGCAGGGAGACCGACATCATCCCTACGACCCGCATCGCTACAAGGACCACTACGGCGATCGGCGTTCACACGGAGACTCGTACCGCAGCTCGAGCAGTTACCGCAACAACAGCTCCCCTCGAAAAAGGCCGTACGACCAGTACAGCAATGACCGAGACCACAGAGGTCACAGACCGTATTACGACAG GCATCCGGACCCCAAAAGAAGACGTGGTGATGAATTCCGTCCCAACTACCACCAGGGAAGGGAAGGCCCTCTCCAGGACTTCCGGAGGATGCCGGAGCACAGGCCAGCACCTGGCCCACCTGGGTCGGAGCACTACGGCCGGCCCTTCCACTCCGACAAACCTCTTCCGCTGCTGGACCCTCGCTCCCCGCAGGCTCAGAAATCTCCACAGGACTCCCGCTCTCCACCCGAGCGGCCCGTAGAGCCGAACCCCGCGGCAGATCCGAGCTGGAACaacaggaaaacataa
- the chd2 gene encoding chromodomain-helicase-DNA-binding protein 2 isoform X3 — MMKSKSKKQEDEGSTQSNASSNSASEESNRSASESGSQSESEHGSERRRSHNSESNSSSESESHSESESESAESKSQQTTAEVKDKPVRKKERLADVKKGSSDSESESPKRKTSRAKKKENTWKDDDSNDDEEEEEEEEEASDITDSEQEEKKVRSRRLPARRPQTKSSAVKKQLSQKGRKSRKQDSSAEDDDEEDDDDDDDDDEDDTPKRQTRRRGATKVKSYKEDQHDFETDSDDLIEMTGEAGEEQQDDDSETIERVLDTRTGKKGATGASTTVYSLEENGDPGEGFDLENDEGETQYLIKWKGWSYIHNTWESIDSLTQQKVKGLKKLDNFKKKHEELTSWLRKASPEDIEFHNCQQELTADLSKQFQFVERVIATKTGKTPGSSDFPSHSHKTPSSNEPEYLCKWMGLPYSECSWEDGALVKKKFQPCIDSFMNRNSCKTVPSKDCKVKVLKQRPRFVALKKQPPYIGDDNLQLRDYQLDGLNWLAHSWCRCNSVILADEMGLGKTIQTISFLSYLFHQHQLYGPFLLVVPLSTLTSWQREFDTWAPDMNVVIYLGDVMSRKTIRDYEWVNHQTKRIRFNALLTTYEILLKDKGVLGNINWAFLGVDEAHRLKNDDSLLYKTLMEFRSNHRLLITGTPLQNSLKELWSLLHFLMPDKFDSWEDFEDEHGKGRDNGYQSLHKVLEPFLLRRVKKDVEKSLPAKVEQILRVDMTAQQKQFYKWILTRNYKALSKGTRGSSSGFLNIVMELKKCCNHSFLIKQPEEGENETQQEHMQVLVRGSGKLVLLDKLLTRLRERGNRVLIFSQMVRMLDILAEYLAKHRYPFQRLDGSIKGEIRKQALDHFNAEGSEDFCFLLSTRAGGLGINLASADTVVIFDSDWNPQNDLQAQARAHRIGQKKQVNIYRLVTKGTVEEDIIERAKKKMVLDHLVIQRMDTTGRTVLDSNAGNTNSNPFNKEELTAILKFGAEELFKEAEGEESEPQEMDIDEILRLAETRESDQGSSATDELLSQFKVANFSSMEESTAEFEGRPIREWDDIIPEEQRRKIEEEEKQREMEDIFMLPRSRSSNKRAQANDSDSDVGSKLKPHSSGSESETDDSDDEKKPKKRGRPRARKNNVEGFTDAEIRRFIKAYKKFGAPLERLEAIARDSELVDKSIADLKRLGELIHTSCVTAVQEHEEHLKENPVEAKGPGKRRGINIKISGVQVNAKSIIQHEEEFEPLHKVVPSNPAERNKFKLTCRVKVAHFDIDWDPEDDIQLLLGIYEHGFGNWDLIKTDPDLKLADKILPDDPSKKPQGKQLQARAEYLLKLLKKEQDSADLSKTGEEVKVKKRKPRAKKENKILKDEQGNDISSPRLSDNPSEEGEVKDDGTEKSPAKKRQKKKDNKENKEKQGTPKKEKDGDKEKKGAKPRKEKAKAPKGKKTQGPVHITAGSDPVPIEGKEDDELDQETFSICKERMRPVKKALKQLDKPDEGLSDQEQLQHTRTCLLKIGDRITECLKAYSDPEHVKIWRRNLWIFVSKFTEFGARKLHKLYKMAQKKRSHEEEKEQKKKEDPAGRVKTFRPEPSGSSRDSTGTQPTSKAGSHSAQPGSHGHHREPYNANKRHFGNDDRGDWQRDRKYNYPGNSNQSWQGDRHHPYDPHRYKDHYGDRRSHGDSYRSSSSYRNNSSPRKRPYDQYSNDRDHRGHRPYYDRHPDPKRRRGDEFRPNYHQGREGPLQDFRRMPEHRPAPGPPGSEHYGRPFHSDKPLPLLDPRSPQAQKSPQDSRSPPERPVEPNPAADPSWNNRKT, encoded by the exons GGCAGCAGTGACTCTGAGAGTGAAAGTCCCAAGAGGAAAACGTCACGAGCTAAGAAAAAGGA AAATACCTGGAAAGATGATGACtcaaatgatgatgaagaggaggaggaggaggaggaggaggcttcCGACATTACAGACAGTgagcaggaagagaaaaaagttaGATCCAGACGACTTCCTGCTAGAAG ACCTCAAACCAAATCTTCAGCAGTCAAAAAGCAGCTCTCTCAGAAAGGACGGAAGTCCAGGAAACAGGACTCGTCCGCTGAAGACGATGACGAAgaagacgacgacgatgatgacgatgacgacgaggACGACACTCCAAAGAGACAGACTCGAAGAAGGGGTGCGACCAAAGTCAAAAG TTACAAAGAGGACCAGCATGACTTTGAAACAGACTCTGATGACCTGATTGAAATGACCGGAGAAGCAGGCGAGGAGCAGCAGGACGATGACAGCGAGACCATCGAGAGGGTTCTGGACACACGGACAGGCAAAAAAGGAG CCACCGGGGCGTCCACTACTGTGTATTCTCTGGAGGAAAATGGGGACCCGGGTGAAGGCTTTGACCTTGAGAACGATGAAGGGGAAACTCAGTATCTCATCAAGTGGAAGGGCTGGTCCTACATCCACAACACGTGGGAGAGCATAGACTCTCTGACGCAGCAGAAGGTCAAAGGCCTGAAGAAACTGGACAACTTCAAAAAGAAACACGAAGAGCTGACTTCATG GTTGAGGAAAGCGTCGCCTGAGGATATCGAGTTTCATAACTGCCAACAGGAGCTCACTGCTGACTTAAGCAAGCAGTTTCAGTTCGTGGAGCGTGTGATCG caacaaaaacaggaaagactCCAGGATCCTCCGACTTCCCCT ctcaTAGTCACAAGACACCGTCCTCCAATGAGCCAGAATATCTATGCAAGTGGATGGGCTTGCCGTATTCAGAGTGCAGCTGGGAAGATGGAGCTTTGGTTAAGAAGAAGTTTCAGCCCTGCATCGACAGCTTCATGAACCGAAACTCCTGTAAAACCGTCCCCTCTAAAGACTGCAAGGTAAAA GTGTTGAAGCAAAGGCCGAGGTTTGTTGCGCTGAAGAAACAACCGCCATACATCGGAGACGATAACCTTCAGCTGAGAGATTATCAGCTGGATGGCTTGAACTGGTTGGCTCACTCATGGTGCAG GTGCAACAGTGTTATCCTCGCTGATGAGATGGGACTCGGAAAGACCATCCAGACCATCTCCTTCCTGTCCTACTTATTTCACCAGCATCAGCTGTACGGACCCTTCTTACTGGTGGTGCCCCTCTCCACGCTCACCTCCTGGCAGAGGGAGTTTGATACCTGGGCCCCGGACATGAACGTGGTGATCTACCTCGGTGACGTCATGAGCAGGAAGACA ATCCGTGACTACGAGTGGGTGAACCATCAAACGAAAAGAATCCGTTTCAATGCACTATTAACCACTTATGAAATTCTACTCAAAGACAAG GGCGTGCTTGGAAACATCAACTGGGCGTTCTTGGGTGTGGATGAAGCTCACAGGCTGAAGAATGATGACTCTCTGCTGTATAAAACATTAATGGAGTTCAGGTCTAACCACAGACTCCTCATTACTGGCACACCTCTGCAGAACTCCCTCAAAGAGCTCTGGTCACTGCTGCACTTCCTCATGCCTGACAA GTTTGACTCCTGGGAGGATTTTGAGGACGAGCACGGTAAAGGAAGGGATAACGGTTATCAGAGTCTTCACAAAGTCCTCGAGCCGTTCCTTCTGCGACGTGTCAAGAAAGACGTGGAAAAGTCTCTTCCTGCCAAGGTGGAGCAGATCCTCCGCGTAGACATGACAGCACAGCAGAAACAGTTCTACAA GTGGATTTTAACAAGGAATTACAAAGCTCTTTCCAAAGGCACCCGAGGCAGCTCCTCCGGCTTCCTCAACATCGTTATGGAGCTCAAAAAGTGCTGCAACCACAGTTTCCTTATTAAACAGCCTGAGGAGGGAGAAAACGAAACACAACAGGAACACATGCAG GTTCTCGTAAGGGGCAGCGGGAAGTTAGTGCTGCTCGACAAGCTGCTGACCAGACTCCGAGAAAGAGGCAACCGAGTCCTGATCTTCTCCCAGATGGTCAGGATGTTGGACATCCTCGCTGAATACCTCGCCAAGCATCGCTACCCATTCCAG cGACTGGACGGCTCCATAAAGGGAGAAATCCGAAAGCAAGCACTTGACCACTTCAATGCCGAAGGCTCAGAG GACTTCTGCTTCCTGTTGTCCACCAGAGCCGGAGGTCTAGGGATCAACTTAGCCTCGGCAGACACTGTAGTCATCTTCGACTCCGACTGGAACCCTCAAAACGACCTGCAGGCACAAGCCAGGGCTCACAGGATCGGACAGAAGAAACAG GTGAATATTTACCGACTGGTCACCAAAGGGACAGTGGAGGAGGACATCATCGAGAGGGCAAAGAAGAAGATGGTTTTGGACCATCTGGTCATTCAGAGAATGGACACCACCGGTCGGACTGTGTTGGACAGCAACGCAGGAAACACAAA CTCAAACCCGTTTAATAAAGAAGAACTGACCGCCATCCTTAAGTTTGGTGCAGAGGAGCTCTTCAAGgaggcagaaggagaggagTCTGAACCACAG gAGATGGATATCGATGAGATCCTAAGGTTGGCTGAAACGAGAGAAAGCGATCAGGGCTCGAGTGCTACAGATGAACTTCTATCACAGTTTAAG GTGGCCAATTTCTCCAGCATGGAAGAGAGCACTGCAGAGTTCGAGGGAAGGCCAATACGAGAATGGGATGATATCATCCCCGAAGAGCAGCGGCGTAAaattgaggaggaggagaagcagcggGAGATGGAAGACATCTTCATGCTGCCCAGAAGCAGGAGCTCTAACAAGAGG GCTCAGGCCAATGATAGCGACAGCGATGTGGGCTCCAAGCTGAAGCCCCACTCCTCGGGCTCCGAGAGCGAGACCGACGACAGTGATGACGAAAAGAAGCCAAAGAAGAGAGGCCGGCCCAGAGCGCGCAAGAACAACGTGGAGGGCTTCACTGATGCAGAGATACGAAG GTTCATCAAGGCGTACAAGAAATTTGGAGCTCCACTTGAAAG GTTGGAGGCCATCGCTCGAGACTCTGAGCTGGTTGACAAATCCATCGCAGACCTGAAGAGGCTCGGTGAACTGATTCATACGAGCTGTGTGACTGCAGTGCAGGAGCACGAGGAACACCTCAAAGAGAACCCCGTTGAAG CCAAAGGTCCTGGCAAACGTCGAGGAATTAACATCAAGATCTCAGGAGTGCAGGTCAACGCCAAGTCCATCATCCAGCATGAGGAAGAGTTCGAGCCTCTGCACAAAGTTGTGCCCTCCAACCCTGCTGAGAGAAATAA GTTCAAGCTGACTTGCAGGGTCAAGGTAGCCCACTTTGATATAGACTGGGATCCGGAGGACGACATTCAGCTCTTGCTTGGTATCTACGAGCACGGCTTTGGCAACTGGGATCTGATCAAGACGGATCCTGACCTTAAACTCGCAGATAAG ATTCTCCCAGATGATCCAAGCAAGAAGCCTCAGGGCAAGCAGTTGCAGGCGAGAGCCGAGTATCTCCTCAAGCTGCTGAAAAAGGAACAAGACAGCGCAGACTTGTCTAAAACAGGGGAGGAG GTcaaagtgaagaagaggaagccTCGGGCGAAAAAGGAGAATAAGATTCTTAAAGACGAGCAGGGCAACGACATCTCCTCCCCACGCCTGTCGGACAACCCGTCAGAGGAGGGCGAGGTCAAG gacgATGGAACAGAGAAGTCTCCCgccaagaaaagacaaaagaaaaaggataacaaagagaacaaagaaaaacagggaaCTCCCAAAAAGGAGAAGgatggagacaaagaaaaaaagggtgCCAAGCCCAGAAAAGAAAAG GCTAAAGCACCCAAAGGAAAGAAGACCCAAGGTCCAGTCCACATCACAGCTGGGTCCGATCCTGTCCCCATTGAAGGAAAGGAGGATGATGAACTGGACCAGGAGACTTTCAGTATT tgtAAGGAGCGCATGAGGCCGGTGAAAAAGGCCTTGAAGCAGCTGGATAAACCAGATGAGGGTCTGTCGGACCAGGAGCAGCTCCAGCACACTCGCACATGCCTACTGAAGATTGGTGACCGAATCACAGAGTGCCTTAAAGCCTACAGTGACCCCGAACACGTCAAAATATGGCGAAG AAACCTCTGGATATTTGTGTCTAAGTTTACAGAGTTTGGAGCAAGAAAACTTCACAAGCTTTACAAAATGGCACAGAAGAAGCGATCACACGAGGAAGAG aaggagcagaagaagaaggaggatcCTGCGGGGAGGGTCAAAACCTTCAGACCGGAACCGTCTGGTTCCAGTCGAGACTCCACGGGGACTCAGCCGACCTCCAAAGCTGGATCTCACTCAGCTCAGCCAGGCTCCCACGGACACCACAGAGAACCGTACAACGCTAATAAGCGGCACTTTGGCAACGATG ATAGGGGCGACTGGCAAAGGGACCGTAAATACAACTACCCAGGTAACAGCAACCAGTCATGGCAGGGAGACCGACATCATCCCTACGACCCGCATCGCTACAAGGACCACTACGGCGATCGGCGTTCACACGGAGACTCGTACCGCAGCTCGAGCAGTTACCGCAACAACAGCTCCCCTCGAAAAAGGCCGTACGACCAGTACAGCAATGACCGAGACCACAGAGGTCACAGACCGTATTACGACAG GCATCCGGACCCCAAAAGAAGACGTGGTGATGAATTCCGTCCCAACTACCACCAGGGAAGGGAAGGCCCTCTCCAGGACTTCCGGAGGATGCCGGAGCACAGGCCAGCACCTGGCCCACCTGGGTCGGAGCACTACGGCCGGCCCTTCCACTCCGACAAACCTCTTCCGCTGCTGGACCCTCGCTCCCCGCAGGCTCAGAAATCTCCACAGGACTCCCGCTCTCCACCCGAGCGGCCCGTAGAGCCGAACCCCGCGGCAGATCCGAGCTGGAACaacaggaaaacataa